From the genome of Nakamurella flavida, one region includes:
- a CDS encoding copper chaperone PCu(A)C: protein MFRSTRPSRFLLPGVAAAAALALSGCAAGQISQTAQQVAAIDGANADTGSISIRNVLLAEPERTNGYPAGSDARVLLYVSNIGLNADTLTSVSSSVAGSATIDGTAEVPPQTLVDMATDTGVQIALEDLNRDVFFGQSIPVTFTFENAGSMTVQVPVEVPTERSTDRPTVEILPAHPVPLWEEESHGEEGGTEGHMDSTSTAAVPTGGAVPEQGSEG from the coding sequence GTGTTCCGCAGCACCCGACCCTCGCGCTTCCTCCTGCCCGGCGTCGCCGCCGCGGCCGCCCTGGCCCTGAGCGGCTGTGCCGCCGGCCAGATCTCGCAGACCGCGCAGCAGGTCGCCGCCATCGACGGCGCCAACGCCGACACCGGTTCGATCAGCATCCGCAACGTGCTGCTGGCCGAGCCCGAGCGGACCAACGGCTACCCGGCCGGTTCCGACGCCCGGGTGCTGCTCTACGTGTCCAACATCGGCCTGAACGCCGACACCCTGACCTCGGTCAGCTCCTCCGTCGCCGGGTCCGCCACCATCGACGGCACCGCCGAGGTCCCGCCGCAGACCCTCGTGGACATGGCCACCGACACCGGCGTGCAGATCGCCCTGGAGGACCTGAACCGGGACGTCTTCTTCGGGCAGTCCATCCCGGTCACCTTCACCTTCGAGAACGCCGGGTCGATGACGGTCCAGGTCCCCGTCGAGGTCCCGACCGAGCGCTCCACCGACCGGCCGACGGTCGAGATCCTCCCGGCTCATCCCGTCCCCCTGTGGGAAGAGGAGAGCCACGGCGAGGAGGGCGGCACCGAGGGGCACATGGACTCCACCTCGACCGCCGCCGTGCCGACCGGTGGCGCCGTCCCGGAGCAGGGCTCCGAGGGCTGA